The stretch of DNA CTCTCAAAACACAAGATATGATCATCTGCCTTCTATGAGGAATCATTATCGTTGTTAGCATAATTCAATGGAACGAAGCAGCGGCAATCATTCGTCTACGCGACAACCATTCCTGCAAACCATGCCAGAGTCGCTAATGTATCCAAAACAAGAAATGAAATCCGAGAGGCTAGAAGTGTGAAAGCTATTGAGAACCTTGGCAAGTTGTATTGTCTCGTGTAAACCTAGACTTGAAGGCACCGAAGTGCTTGAGGGGGATAAAAACTGATTAATTGTGATCTTAAGCAATAAATTTTAATGGagatataaaatcaaatcatataaaaattcatcgattttaaatgatatttaatcACTTGTCCTTTCAAATATTCAAACTATACAAAAAAATACATTGCCCAAAAAAAGAGGAGCATCGACAAACTATCCATACAATTGGCACCAAAAGTGCACACGTACAAAGTCGAGAAATGATGCGTTAGGATGGCCAGTTTCGGTACTTATAGCTGTTCTCTAGATGTTAAATTGGTCCAAGTCATCTATAAGCTGTAATTAGATGACAACAAACCCAAAGCGACAAGTAAATAAAGACTTCACCACTTAATCGGCAACCGGATGAAATGAAGGACCCTGCCCCTTACTCATGTTGCATTCAAATAACTTGATCATGTCAAGTAGTACCCGTTCATATTGTCAACAAGATAATCGTATGGCGAACCTTTTGAATAATCAAGTACTTCAACTGGGCTAGACAATTTGTTCGATGCAGAATAAATGCTCCCAGTTCCATCCTTCACACAGGCTTTTCCCCTCCCCTTGACCATGCGCTGATTTTCATTAGGAAATTCAGCAGTCAGCCTACCCATTTGCTTTTGCAGATCGGCAACAGAATCATTGCTTAGTTTCCCCTTCGGACTTTTCTTCCCGTCTACACGCTTAACTTCCAATCTGTATAATGCGCATGAATCATACCTGTTAATTTCGTATTCATAGAGGTGCCACTCAAAATTTTCCATTGGTTGTGGGTCCATATAGTAGGATCTCTTCAAACCTCCAAATTCATTCATCACTTGTTTCCTTGACTCGTGCCAGCCCCTTCCATTGTAATCTGGCAAAGATCGTTGCTTTCTATTACCACTCTCAAAGGCTCTACGTGGCTTATCAAAAAATAGCCACTCTCTGATCGTTTCACCATCCAAAACAATAAGATCAAAGAGTTCTGGTTTACACAGAAGGTGGATCAGTAATCTCAAATAAACATGGACGTGAAAATTTAAGGTTTGTTCAGGAAGATGGCAAGAACGGACGACTAACCAGGGGCATTCCAAGGAGATTTTGCAGTAGCAGCACCCTCACATTCAGGGATGCCAACATCTTTTCCTTGAGCCTTTGTACCGAGAGCTGCAAAAAGTAAGTTATCCTTTAAACCAATACCTCCAGGGCGTACAACCGGCAGCCTTCCAAGGTAGCCTTCATCAGGTGCAAGCCCAGCATGATAAGCGCTGCAATAGTCATCAGAATTCTGGCACCAGTCTGACCCTTGAGCTGGTCTGGGACAATCCCAAAGAGCACATTTTGGC from Primulina tabacum isolate GXHZ01 chromosome 3, ASM2559414v2, whole genome shotgun sequence encodes:
- the LOC142540576 gene encoding transcription factor VOZ1-like produces the protein MRKGSKTGACKSASHQLFKDRAKNRVDDLQGMFSDLQSARKDSRTIDVNLLEEQVHQMLREWKAELNEPSPASSLQQDGSLGSFSSEICRLLQLYEEEDDATSALAVPKPDPEAQKVVEKSTTQEGFNVSTGPQEQTLQFVDQCKSSGIGVNQIGMHNMHLTDFQSFDFHPELEHHYFPGFNGHCFIGEDVMPQISGYQRTICPPPSAFLGPKCALWDCPRPAQGSDWCQNSDDYCSAYHAGLAPDEGYLGRLPVVRPGGIGLKDNLLFAALGTKAQGKDVGIPECEGAATAKSPWNAPELFDLIVLDGETIREWLFFDKPRRAFESGNRKQRSLPDYNGRGWHESRKQVMNEFGGLKRSYYMDPQPMENFEWHLYEYEINRYDSCALYRLEVKRVDGKKSPKGKLSNDSVADLQKQMGRLTAEFPNENQRMVKGRGKACVKDGTGSIYSASNKLSSPVEVLDYSKGSPYDYLVDNMNGYYLT